Proteins from one Mycolicibacter virginiensis genomic window:
- a CDS encoding oxygenase MpaB family protein: MRILGVSPESPSPHAAETRIHIDQYTPRFDDGPVDLTEALDFWSAAAAAANVVMQLSLPGVGHGVVESRVESGALMEHPWKRLRTTAQYMAVAVLGNAEERAAYRDAVNVAHRQVRSTADSPVQYNAFDPNLQLWVAACLFVFYEDTYQLLRGKMTQAQAEGFYHHAWPLGTTLQVTPDQWPPTRAEFDAYWNTTCQTLEMDDIVRDYLMRLVDLKMINPILRAPLAPLLRFLTIGFLAPLFRERLGVPWSPTEQRQFENLFLFVSFVNRFIPRFIRTVNYTVLMADVRRRIRRDKALI, translated from the coding sequence ATGAGAATTCTCGGCGTCTCTCCCGAGTCACCATCCCCGCACGCGGCCGAGACCCGAATCCACATCGATCAGTACACGCCACGCTTCGACGATGGTCCCGTCGATCTCACTGAGGCGCTGGATTTTTGGTCTGCTGCCGCAGCAGCCGCCAACGTCGTCATGCAGTTGAGCCTGCCGGGAGTGGGCCACGGGGTCGTGGAGAGCCGGGTGGAATCCGGTGCCCTGATGGAACATCCATGGAAGAGGTTGCGCACCACCGCCCAGTACATGGCTGTCGCGGTGCTGGGCAACGCCGAGGAACGCGCTGCCTACCGTGACGCCGTCAACGTCGCACACCGGCAGGTTCGCTCCACCGCGGACAGCCCGGTCCAATACAACGCCTTCGATCCCAATCTGCAGTTATGGGTCGCCGCATGCCTATTCGTCTTCTACGAGGACACCTATCAGCTGCTGCGCGGCAAGATGACCCAGGCTCAGGCGGAGGGGTTCTATCACCACGCCTGGCCGCTCGGCACCACCTTGCAGGTCACCCCCGATCAGTGGCCGCCCACCCGCGCCGAATTCGACGCCTACTGGAACACCACCTGTCAGACATTGGAGATGGACGATATCGTCCGCGACTACCTCATGCGGCTGGTCGACCTGAAGATGATCAACCCGATCTTGCGGGCGCCCCTGGCGCCCCTGCTGCGGTTCCTGACTATCGGCTTTCTGGCACCGCTCTTTCGTGAGCGGCTCGGCGTGCCCTGGTCGCCGACCGAGCAACGCCAGTTCGAAAACCTCTTCCTGTTCGTATCATTCGTGAACCGCTTCATTCCCCGATTCATCCGAACCGTCAACTACACCGTGCTGATGGCCGACGTTCGCCGTCGCATCCGCCGAGACAAGGCACTGATCTGA
- a CDS encoding bifunctional cytochrome P450/NADPH--P450 reductase, translating to MADFTASLPPELDNVPSAQGPLPPSSDLVGRPYALPIDILGELHGPLFYADFSGVRKLYACSRALVEELCDENRFAKNPMRPLERVRQLAGDGLFTAYHGEPNWQTAHDVLMPGFSYAGLRNYHGAMLDIGTQLIQRWDGCVGHQPADASTDLRKLAMDTVGLAGFGARFDSFSHEGLAPIPQSFTAALAKLAETEGTADLDHELEHLHSSFDELIEQHRATATAELDDLLYVMLASDSDGGPRLSTDNIRNQIMTFLIAGQLTTSELMPTALYNLLRHPAVLSRAVAEVDAVFGVDDDYLPSYDDIGKLEYLRQVINETLRLSPPVIGFDRTALADTVIGEKYPIRQGEAVSVLTGALHRQPEWGDNVELFDPDRFDAARSAGRPGAVFKPFGTGARSCIGRQFALHEATMMIARLIHRYRLIDSQHYVLQFDSERSRRPMGFHLDLIRRAPEDRRTATALATPIPERSTSGASSAVKAGTKLAVLHGSNLGTCRALAKQLAEEATDLGCIATVAPLDDFAGNLPDTDAIVIVAASYNGQPTDDARAFLAWLLGGDTALDGAPYVAVLGVGDRNWADTYQAVPKRIDERLTELGARPLIPLTSADTSGDLNGTVEEFSVALHAALCEHFGDPDAAPVTDTDEPLYDMHPIIGPVTAALDARFAVTPMTVLDNTALVGDDAILGGAKHFVRVVLPEGIEYQTGDHLTVLADNPPDLVATVLELLGIEAERRLSINPRRTSRRLIALDREVSARELLTHFVELRKPVTPSQLRRLAASNPCPPERERLEQLAASADPCPLSPFECLVEFPACELTGAELLELLEPMTPRHYSIASSSRLTPGLVGLVVSVLDAPARSGHGLFQGVASNHLAAAAPGAQIRARVDPARQAFRAGADPAKNVILVSAGTGVAPFRGFLGDRLAAKQEGAPFAPALCFFGVRNPDVDYIFREQFEAAEAAGVVRMRPAFSRAPQDGVRYVQDRIAADADEVWELLGDPTKHTHVYVCGDGAQMAPAVRQAFIDIYRVRTGSDESQARDWLIGLVESDRYVEDVWAG from the coding sequence ATGGCCGACTTCACCGCGTCGCTGCCCCCGGAACTGGACAACGTTCCGTCCGCCCAGGGACCGCTGCCACCGTCGTCTGATCTCGTCGGCCGCCCCTATGCACTGCCCATCGACATCCTCGGCGAGCTGCACGGGCCGCTGTTCTACGCCGACTTCAGTGGGGTGCGAAAGCTGTACGCGTGCTCACGGGCGCTGGTCGAAGAACTGTGCGACGAGAACCGGTTCGCCAAGAACCCGATGCGCCCCTTGGAGCGAGTCCGCCAACTCGCCGGCGACGGCCTGTTCACCGCATACCACGGTGAACCGAATTGGCAGACAGCCCACGACGTCCTGATGCCCGGCTTCAGCTACGCCGGGCTGCGCAACTATCACGGCGCCATGCTCGACATCGGCACCCAGCTGATCCAGCGCTGGGATGGCTGCGTCGGGCATCAACCGGCGGACGCGTCGACCGACCTGCGGAAGCTCGCGATGGACACCGTCGGCCTTGCCGGCTTCGGAGCACGATTCGACTCGTTCAGCCACGAGGGCCTTGCCCCCATCCCGCAGAGTTTCACCGCGGCCCTGGCCAAGCTTGCCGAGACCGAGGGAACCGCCGACCTCGACCACGAACTGGAGCATCTGCATAGCAGCTTCGACGAGCTGATCGAGCAACACCGAGCAACTGCCACAGCCGAACTCGACGACCTGCTCTACGTCATGCTCGCAAGCGACTCCGACGGCGGCCCACGCCTCAGTACGGACAATATCCGCAACCAGATCATGACGTTTCTCATCGCCGGCCAGTTGACCACGTCGGAGCTGATGCCCACCGCGCTCTACAACCTGCTGCGTCATCCGGCAGTACTGTCGCGCGCAGTGGCCGAAGTCGATGCCGTGTTCGGGGTGGACGACGACTATCTGCCGAGCTACGACGACATCGGAAAGCTCGAGTATCTGCGGCAGGTGATCAACGAGACGCTGCGGTTGTCCCCGCCGGTAATTGGCTTCGACCGAACAGCCCTGGCGGACACAGTCATCGGCGAAAAATACCCGATCAGACAGGGCGAGGCCGTCAGCGTGCTCACCGGGGCGCTTCATCGTCAGCCGGAATGGGGTGACAACGTCGAACTGTTCGATCCGGACAGGTTCGACGCCGCCCGCTCTGCCGGCAGGCCCGGTGCGGTGTTCAAACCCTTCGGCACTGGAGCGCGATCCTGCATCGGACGCCAGTTCGCGCTGCACGAGGCCACCATGATGATCGCCCGGCTGATCCACCGTTATCGCCTGATCGACTCGCAACACTATGTGCTGCAGTTCGACAGCGAGCGCAGCCGGCGCCCGATGGGCTTTCACCTCGACCTGATCCGGCGAGCGCCTGAAGACCGCCGCACCGCAACAGCCTTGGCCACCCCGATACCCGAACGGAGCACGTCGGGAGCCAGCTCCGCGGTCAAAGCCGGCACCAAGTTGGCGGTGCTGCACGGCTCGAATCTTGGAACGTGTCGCGCACTGGCCAAGCAGCTTGCCGAAGAGGCCACCGACCTTGGCTGCATCGCCACGGTGGCGCCCCTGGACGACTTCGCCGGAAACTTGCCGGACACCGATGCGATCGTGATCGTCGCCGCGTCCTACAACGGTCAGCCGACCGACGACGCGCGCGCCTTCCTCGCCTGGCTGCTCGGCGGAGATACCGCACTCGACGGCGCTCCGTACGTCGCGGTACTCGGTGTCGGGGATCGCAACTGGGCCGACACGTATCAGGCGGTACCCAAGCGCATCGATGAACGCCTGACCGAACTGGGCGCCCGGCCGTTGATCCCGCTGACCTCCGCCGATACCTCAGGGGATCTCAACGGCACGGTCGAAGAATTCTCGGTGGCGTTGCACGCAGCGCTGTGCGAGCACTTCGGCGATCCGGACGCGGCGCCGGTCACCGACACCGATGAACCGCTCTACGACATGCATCCCATCATCGGCCCGGTCACCGCGGCGCTCGACGCCCGCTTCGCAGTAACACCGATGACCGTCCTGGACAACACCGCCTTGGTGGGCGACGACGCGATCCTGGGCGGAGCAAAACACTTTGTCCGCGTTGTCCTTCCCGAGGGAATTGAGTACCAGACGGGTGATCACCTGACAGTCCTCGCGGACAATCCGCCAGATCTCGTCGCCACGGTGCTCGAGCTTCTCGGCATCGAAGCCGAACGGCGGCTGTCGATCAATCCTCGGCGCACTTCGCGGCGGTTGATCGCACTCGATCGGGAGGTGAGCGCGCGCGAACTGCTCACCCACTTCGTGGAGCTGCGAAAGCCGGTTACGCCGAGCCAATTGCGGCGTCTGGCCGCATCCAACCCGTGCCCGCCGGAGCGTGAACGTCTCGAGCAGCTGGCCGCATCGGCCGATCCCTGCCCACTGAGTCCATTCGAGTGCCTGGTGGAGTTCCCGGCGTGCGAACTGACGGGCGCCGAGCTACTCGAACTGCTGGAGCCGATGACACCCCGCCACTACTCCATCGCGTCGTCCTCGCGCCTGACACCGGGGCTGGTCGGGCTGGTGGTCAGCGTGCTCGATGCGCCGGCCCGGTCCGGGCATGGACTGTTCCAGGGCGTGGCATCCAATCATCTGGCCGCCGCCGCACCTGGTGCACAGATTCGGGCACGGGTCGACCCGGCCCGCCAGGCGTTCCGTGCCGGTGCCGACCCGGCGAAGAATGTGATTCTGGTCAGCGCGGGTACAGGTGTCGCCCCGTTCCGGGGTTTCCTCGGCGATCGCTTGGCGGCCAAACAGGAAGGGGCGCCCTTTGCGCCGGCCCTGTGTTTCTTCGGCGTCCGAAATCCAGACGTGGACTACATCTTCCGCGAACAGTTCGAGGCCGCCGAAGCGGCGGGGGTAGTCCGGATGCGGCCCGCCTTCTCCCGCGCACCGCAGGACGGTGTGCGCTACGTGCAGGACCGGATCGCCGCCGACGCCGACGAAGTGTGGGAGCTGCTCGGCGATCCCACCAAGCACACTCACGTCTACGTGTGTGGTGACGGCGCCCAGATGGCGCCGGCGGTGCGGCAGGCCTTCATCGACATCTACCGCGTGCGTACCGGCAGCGACGAGAGCCAAGCCCGCGACTGGCTTATCGGACTGGTGGAGTCCGACCGCTACGTCGAGGACGTGTGGGCTGGGTGA
- a CDS encoding zinc-dependent metalloprotease — translation MADLPFGFSSGDDPDRERGSRPSDPFGMGAGFNMADLGQVFTQLGQMFSGAGRVSADGRPAGPVNYDLARQVAIKSIGSVAPVTASTATAIGDAVHLAETWLDGATSLPAGTTSGVAWTPVNWVEHTMTTWQRLCDPMAEQVSSVWASALPEEAKSMAGPLLSVMSQMGGLAFGSQLGQALGRLSGEVLTSTDIGLPLGPSGVAALLPGAIEELAGGLEQPRSEIVTFLAAREAAHHRLFTHVPWLSNQLLSAVEAYARGMKIDIRGIEELAQGFDPAAMTDPSAMNELLNQGVFEPKSTPEQLAALERLETLLALIEGWVQTVVNAALGDRIPGTAALSEMLRRRRATGGPAEQTFATLVGLELRPRKLREAAVLWERLTTAVGADARDKVWQHPDLLPESADLDEPAAFIDRIIGGSSDIDSAIDQAIAEFQREAGNPDDAGD, via the coding sequence ATGGCTGATCTGCCCTTCGGTTTCTCTTCTGGGGACGACCCCGACCGCGAGCGAGGTTCCCGGCCCTCCGACCCGTTCGGGATGGGTGCTGGTTTCAACATGGCCGATCTGGGCCAGGTCTTTACCCAGCTCGGGCAGATGTTCAGCGGCGCCGGTCGGGTCAGCGCGGACGGCCGACCGGCCGGGCCGGTGAACTACGACCTGGCGCGACAGGTCGCGATCAAGTCGATCGGTTCGGTGGCGCCCGTCACCGCCTCAACCGCGACCGCCATCGGCGATGCGGTGCACCTGGCTGAAACCTGGCTCGACGGGGCGACTTCGTTGCCGGCCGGCACCACCAGTGGGGTCGCCTGGACGCCGGTGAACTGGGTTGAGCACACCATGACCACCTGGCAGCGACTGTGTGACCCGATGGCCGAACAGGTTTCGTCGGTGTGGGCGTCGGCGCTGCCGGAAGAGGCCAAGAGCATGGCCGGTCCGTTGTTGTCGGTGATGTCGCAGATGGGCGGATTGGCGTTCGGCTCCCAACTGGGCCAGGCGCTGGGACGGTTGTCCGGAGAGGTGCTGACCTCGACCGACATCGGCCTGCCGCTGGGGCCCAGCGGAGTGGCCGCGCTGCTGCCCGGCGCGATCGAGGAATTGGCCGGCGGCCTGGAGCAGCCGCGCAGCGAGATCGTCACCTTCCTGGCCGCCCGTGAGGCCGCCCACCACCGGCTGTTCACCCACGTGCCGTGGCTGTCCAACCAGCTGCTCAGCGCGGTGGAGGCCTACGCCCGGGGCATGAAGATCGATATCCGGGGCATCGAAGAACTGGCCCAGGGCTTCGATCCGGCGGCGATGACCGATCCCTCGGCGATGAACGAACTGCTCAACCAGGGCGTGTTCGAGCCGAAGTCGACCCCGGAGCAACTCGCCGCGCTGGAGCGCCTCGAGACCCTGCTGGCCTTGATCGAGGGCTGGGTTCAGACCGTGGTCAATGCGGCGCTGGGCGACCGGATCCCGGGCACCGCCGCGCTCTCGGAGATGCTGCGCCGCCGGCGCGCCACCGGTGGCCCGGCCGAGCAGACCTTCGCCACGCTGGTCGGTCTGGAACTGCGCCCGCGCAAGCTGCGCGAGGCCGCGGTGCTCTGGGAGCGGTTGACCACGGCGGTCGGCGCCGACGCCCGCGACAAGGTATGGCAGCACCCCGATCTGCTGCCCGAGTCCGCCGATCTTGACGAGCCGGCCGCATTCATCGACCGGATCATCGGCGGCTCCAGCGACATCGACTCGGCCATCGACCAGGCGATCGCGGAGTTTCAGCGCGAAGCCGGTAACCCCGACGACGCCGGCGACTGA
- a CDS encoding oxygenase MpaB family protein has translation MADHDDGLGPDSMLWHFLADRRYLFVLPRAVCLLLLHPGIAAGINEHALMRKRIWLHKKRTFTQAVNYAYTDVDMRPQMRFAHEHVKGVDSLGHKYHALNPDTFHFQHSAYVESLVVMVNTFIRRLDADEHEQLYQECCTWYRRYGVSTRPMPATWPEFVEYFEDYCRSHLVAGEHFEPFREQIFAPTDWWMRTVPHPAIRALQHPRAVELTGITVSAADRWSLRQFVRLAQLSALAPRHHWNAKARAALSTAAQNAPTTPLDATRR, from the coding sequence ATGGCTGACCACGACGACGGCCTGGGACCCGACAGCATGCTGTGGCACTTCCTGGCCGACCGACGCTACCTGTTCGTGCTCCCCAGGGCGGTATGTCTGCTGCTGCTGCATCCCGGCATCGCCGCCGGCATCAACGAGCATGCTCTGATGCGCAAACGCATTTGGCTGCACAAGAAACGCACTTTCACCCAAGCCGTCAACTACGCCTATACCGACGTGGACATGCGGCCCCAGATGCGGTTCGCCCACGAGCATGTCAAGGGCGTCGACAGTCTCGGCCATAAGTACCACGCCCTGAATCCCGATACGTTCCACTTTCAGCACAGCGCCTATGTCGAGTCCCTCGTCGTCATGGTGAACACCTTCATTCGTCGGCTCGACGCCGACGAGCATGAGCAGCTCTACCAGGAGTGCTGCACCTGGTATCGCCGATACGGCGTATCAACCCGGCCGATGCCCGCGACCTGGCCGGAATTCGTCGAGTACTTCGAGGATTACTGCCGGTCGCACCTGGTGGCCGGTGAACACTTCGAGCCGTTCCGCGAGCAGATTTTCGCGCCCACCGATTGGTGGATGCGCACCGTCCCCCACCCGGCCATCCGCGCCCTGCAGCACCCCCGCGCCGTGGAACTCACCGGGATCACTGTCAGCGCCGCCGACCGATGGTCACTGCGACAGTTCGTCCGGTTGGCTCAGCTGTCCGCGCTGGCCCCCAGACATCACTGGAACGCCAAGGCACGCGCCGCACTCAGCACCGCGGCACAAAACGCGCCGACGACGCCGCTGGACGCCACGCGCCGCTGA
- a CDS encoding YlbL family protein yields the protein MNRRILTLLAAVLPVVAFGVLLTAVTVPFVSLGPGPTFDTLGTIDGKQVVDIEGTTTHPTTGHLNMTTVSQRDGLTLGEALALWLSGREQLMPRDLVYPPGKSRQEVDESNDADFRASEQSAEYAALGYLRYPSAVTLADVQDPGPSAGALQRGDAVDAVNGQPVYTVQQFTARLADTKPGETVVIDYRRKNAAPGTARITLGENKDRANGFLGVSVLDAPWAPFTIDFNLANIGGPSAGLMFSLAVVDKLTNGTLAGPNFVAGTGVIKANGQVDAIGGIAHKMMAAREAGATVFLVPADNCYEARNDDKGLQLVKVDSLAQAVGALRTITDGGQPPSC from the coding sequence GTGAACAGGCGGATTCTGACGCTGTTGGCGGCTGTGCTGCCGGTGGTCGCGTTCGGCGTGCTGCTGACGGCGGTGACGGTGCCCTTCGTGTCGTTGGGGCCGGGTCCGACGTTCGACACCCTCGGCACGATCGACGGCAAGCAGGTGGTCGACATCGAGGGGACCACCACACACCCGACGACCGGCCACCTCAACATGACCACGGTCTCCCAGCGTGACGGTCTGACGCTGGGGGAGGCGTTGGCTCTGTGGTTGTCCGGACGTGAACAGCTCATGCCGCGTGACCTGGTCTATCCGCCCGGCAAATCCCGTCAGGAAGTCGACGAGAGCAACGACGCCGACTTCCGTGCGTCCGAACAGAGTGCCGAGTACGCCGCGCTCGGCTACTTGCGCTACCCGTCAGCGGTAACCCTCGCCGACGTCCAAGACCCCGGGCCGTCAGCCGGCGCGCTGCAGCGCGGCGACGCCGTGGACGCCGTCAACGGCCAACCGGTCTACACCGTGCAACAGTTCACCGCGCGGCTGGCCGACACCAAGCCCGGCGAAACGGTCGTCATCGACTACCGGCGCAAGAACGCCGCACCCGGCACGGCGCGGATTACGCTCGGAGAGAACAAGGACCGAGCCAACGGATTCCTGGGTGTGTCCGTCCTCGATGCGCCGTGGGCGCCGTTCACCATCGACTTCAATCTGGCCAATATCGGCGGCCCGTCGGCGGGGCTGATGTTCTCGCTGGCGGTCGTGGACAAGCTGACCAACGGCACCCTGGCCGGGCCGAACTTCGTTGCCGGCACCGGGGTCATCAAGGCCAACGGCCAGGTCGACGCGATCGGCGGGATCGCGCACAAGATGATGGCGGCCCGCGAGGCCGGCGCGACGGTGTTCCTGGTCCCGGCCGACAACTGCTACGAGGCCAGAAACGACGACAAGGGTCTGCAACTGGTCAAAGTCGACAGCCTCGCCCAGGCGGTGGGCGCGTTGCGAACCATCACCGACGGAGGTCAGCCGCCCTCTTGCTGA
- a CDS encoding UPF0182 family protein codes for MGMRPTARMPKLTARSRIMVGSAFVVIALLLLGPRLIDGYVDWLWFGELGYRSVFVTTLLTRLVTFVVVALLVGGIVFAAMATAFRVRPVFVPSNGVNDPVARYRTTVLSRLRLFGFGIPASIGVLAGIVAQSYWVRIQLFLRGGDFGINDPQFGKDLGFYAFDLPFYRLVVGLLLATLCLATIANLTTHYIFGGIRLSGRAGALSRPARIQVVSLIGTLVLLKAGAYWLDRYELLSHTRTGKPFTGAGYTDINAVLPAKMILLAIALICAVAVFSAIVLRDLQIPAIGLVLLLLSSVVVGAGWPLIVEQFSVKPNAAQKESEYISRSITATRQAYGLTEDVVTYRDYRGDARATAAQVGADAATTSNIRLLDPTIVSPAFTQFQQGKNFYFFPDQLTIDRYRDDEGKLRDYVVAARELNPDRLIDNQRDWINRHTVFTHGNGFIASPANTVRGIANDPNQNGGYPEFLANVVGANGGVVSDGPARLDQPRVYYGPVIADTAADYAIVGRNGADREYDYETNTETKNYTYTGTGGVNVGNWLARSVFAAKFAERNFLFSNVIGADSKILFNRDPASRVQAVAPWLTTDSTVYPAIVNKRLVWIIDGYTTLDNYPYSELTSLSSATADSKEVEFNRLLPDRRVSYIRNSVKATVDAYDGTVSLYAQDEQDPVLRAWMQVFPGTVKPKSEISPELAEHLRYPEDLFKVQRMLLAKYHVNDPVTFFSTSDFWDVPLDPNPTASSFQPPYYIVAKNLAKDDNSASFQLTSAMNRFKRDYLAAYISASSDPDTYGKLTVLTIPGQVNGPKLANNAITTDTTVSQDLGVIGRDNQNRIRWGNLLTLPVAQGGLLYVEPVYASPGSSDASSSYPRLIRVAMMYNDKIGYGPTVSDALTGLFGPGAGAAATDIAPTEGGAAAQGTPPSATPPVAAVPTPPAAEVALSPAKAAALREVESALNAVRDTQHRGDFAAYGAALQRLDDAMAKFNSAK; via the coding sequence GTGGGGATGCGGCCCACTGCGAGGATGCCGAAATTGACCGCGCGCAGCCGGATCATGGTTGGCAGCGCCTTCGTCGTGATCGCGCTGCTGCTGTTGGGGCCGCGGCTGATCGACGGCTATGTCGACTGGTTGTGGTTCGGCGAGCTGGGCTACCGCTCGGTGTTCGTCACCACATTGCTGACCCGCCTGGTCACGTTCGTTGTGGTGGCGTTGCTGGTCGGCGGCATCGTGTTCGCCGCGATGGCCACCGCTTTCCGGGTCCGACCGGTCTTCGTCCCCAGCAACGGCGTCAACGACCCGGTGGCGCGGTATCGGACCACGGTGCTGTCGCGGCTGCGGCTGTTCGGATTCGGAATACCGGCCAGCATCGGTGTGCTGGCGGGCATCGTCGCGCAGAGCTACTGGGTGCGTATTCAGCTGTTCCTGCGCGGCGGTGACTTCGGGATCAACGACCCGCAGTTCGGCAAAGACTTGGGCTTCTACGCCTTCGACCTGCCGTTCTACCGGCTGGTGGTGGGGTTGCTGCTGGCAACGCTGTGTCTGGCCACTATCGCGAACCTGACCACGCACTACATCTTCGGCGGTATCCGACTGTCCGGCCGGGCCGGCGCCCTGAGTCGCCCGGCCCGCATCCAGGTGGTCAGCCTGATCGGAACCCTGGTGCTGCTCAAGGCCGGGGCCTACTGGCTGGATCGCTACGAGCTGCTCAGCCACACCCGCACCGGCAAGCCGTTCACCGGAGCCGGTTACACCGACATCAACGCGGTGCTACCGGCCAAGATGATCCTGCTGGCGATCGCACTGATCTGCGCGGTCGCAGTGTTCTCGGCGATCGTGCTGCGCGACTTGCAGATTCCGGCGATCGGTTTGGTGCTGTTGCTGCTGTCGTCGGTCGTGGTCGGTGCTGGCTGGCCGCTGATCGTCGAACAGTTCAGCGTCAAGCCGAACGCGGCGCAGAAGGAGAGCGAGTACATCTCCCGCTCGATCACGGCAACCCGGCAGGCCTATGGCCTGACCGAGGATGTGGTCACCTACCGCGACTACCGCGGTGACGCGCGCGCCACCGCCGCGCAGGTGGGCGCCGATGCGGCCACCACCTCCAACATCCGGCTGCTGGACCCGACCATCGTCAGCCCCGCGTTCACCCAGTTTCAGCAGGGCAAGAACTTCTACTTCTTCCCCGACCAGCTCACCATCGACCGCTATCGCGACGACGAGGGCAAGCTGCGGGACTATGTGGTCGCCGCCCGCGAGCTGAATCCGGATCGACTGATCGACAACCAGCGCGACTGGATCAACCGGCACACCGTGTTCACCCACGGCAACGGGTTCATCGCCTCGCCGGCCAACACCGTGCGCGGTATCGCCAACGACCCCAACCAGAACGGGGGATACCCGGAGTTCTTGGCCAACGTCGTCGGTGCCAACGGCGGTGTCGTGTCCGACGGACCGGCCCGACTCGACCAGCCGCGCGTTTACTACGGGCCGGTGATCGCCGACACCGCCGCCGACTACGCGATCGTCGGCCGCAACGGCGCCGATCGTGAGTACGACTACGAGACCAACACCGAGACCAAGAACTACACCTACACCGGTACCGGTGGTGTGAACGTCGGAAACTGGTTGGCCCGTAGCGTTTTCGCCGCGAAGTTTGCCGAGCGCAACTTCTTGTTCTCCAACGTCATCGGCGCGGACAGCAAGATCCTGTTCAACCGTGACCCGGCCAGCCGGGTGCAGGCGGTGGCGCCGTGGCTGACCACCGACTCCACGGTGTATCCGGCGATCGTGAACAAGCGCCTGGTGTGGATCATCGACGGTTACACCACACTGGACAACTACCCCTACTCGGAGTTGACGTCGCTGTCGTCGGCGACCGCGGACTCCAAAGAAGTCGAGTTCAACCGGCTGTTGCCGGACCGGCGAGTGTCCTACATCCGCAACTCGGTCAAGGCCACCGTCGACGCTTACGACGGAACGGTGAGCCTGTACGCCCAGGACGAGCAGGACCCGGTGCTGCGGGCGTGGATGCAGGTGTTCCCCGGCACGGTCAAACCGAAGTCCGAGATCTCACCCGAGCTCGCCGAGCACCTGCGCTACCCCGAAGACCTGTTCAAGGTGCAGCGGATGCTGCTGGCCAAGTACCACGTCAACGACCCGGTGACCTTCTTCTCCACCTCGGACTTTTGGGACGTGCCGCTGGACCCCAACCCGACCGCCAGCAGCTTCCAGCCGCCGTATTACATCGTCGCGAAGAACCTTGCCAAGGACGACAATTCGGCGTCTTTCCAGTTGACCAGCGCGATGAACCGGTTCAAGCGTGACTATTTGGCCGCCTACATCAGCGCCAGCTCGGATCCAGACACCTACGGCAAGCTCACCGTGCTCACCATTCCCGGGCAGGTCAACGGGCCCAAGCTGGCCAATAACGCGATCACCACCGATACCACGGTCAGCCAAGACCTCGGCGTGATCGGGCGCGACAACCAGAACCGCATCCGGTGGGGCAATCTGCTGACCCTGCCGGTGGCGCAGGGCGGACTGCTCTACGTCGAACCGGTCTATGCCTCACCGGGTTCCAGCGATGCCTCGTCGTCGTACCCGCGCCTCATCCGGGTGGCGATGATGTACAACGACAAGATCGGCTACGGGCCGACGGTCTCCGACGCACTCACCGGCCTGTTCGGGCCCGGTGCCGGTGCGGCGGCCACCGACATCGCGCCGACCGAGGGCGGCGCTGCCGCGCAGGGGACGCCCCCGTCGGCGACCCCGCCGGTTGCGGCGGTGCCGACGCCCCCGGCTGCCGAGGTCGCGTTGTCCCCGGCCAAAGCCGCGGCGCTGCGCGAGGTCGAATCGGCGCTCAATGCGGTGCGCGACACCCAACACCGTGGTGACTTCGCCGCCTACGGTGCGGCGCTGCAACGCCTCGACGATGCGATGGCCAAGTTCAACAGCGCCAAATAG